In a genomic window of Gossypium arboreum isolate Shixiya-1 chromosome 9, ASM2569848v2, whole genome shotgun sequence:
- the LOC128279220 gene encoding ABC transporter G family member 10-like isoform X2, translating to MELPIKALDCRDTEIHYTIKAMNLSYWLSRRFDDFKWFLWKEATASKCILKKVNCEARPGEILAIAGPSGAGKTTLLEVLAGMIPLSRLSGNVLVNNEAMDPGHFRRVSGYVTQDQLLFPLLTVEETLMYSARLRLHDGQQHNKAAFRVKELLKELGLEEVANVRIGEESNRGISGGQKRRVSIGVDLVHDPTVLLIDEPTSGLDSASAFHVVSLLKSMATKQGKTIVLTVHQPGFRILELFDRILLLSNGTVIHHGTLHLLEQRLQFAGHSIPCHVNVLEFAIEVTQDLVVSTEESEDCEDIRRNLQFSNVKENNICYANPLFMEVLILCQRFSNNIYRTKQLFIARTIQALAAGIVLGTIFMNAGNGSMRSKLQTQIGFFAFSLTFLLSSTTEGLPIYLQERRILMKETSRGAYRVSSYVISNTMVFMPFLLFVALLYTFPVYWLVGLRREINAFLYFSLVVWLVVLMSNSFVACFSALVPNFIMGTSLIAGLVGSFFLFSGYFISKEDIPKYWIFMHYLSLFKYPFECFMLNEYGGEKGFLKQQGLNESQKWSNIVVMLSFIVGYRFLSILLLSYRSCRTKC from the exons ATGGAACTACCCATAAAAGCACTGGATTGTAGAGATACCGAAATCCATTACACAATAAAAGCCATGAACCTTTCCTACTGGTTATCTCGGCGGTTTGATGACTTCAAGTGGTTTTTGTGGAAAGAGGCAACTGCTAGTAAATGCATTTTAAAAAAAGTGAATTGTGAAGCTAGACCTGGTGAAATCTTGGCAATTGCCGGTCCGAGTGGAGCTGGCAAGACAACATTGTTGGAAGTGCTAGCAGGGATGATCCCACTGAGTAGACTTTCTGGTAATGTTCTTGTAAATAACGAAGCAATGGATCCCGGACACTTCCGAAGGGTATCAGGTTATGTCACACAAGACCAACTTCTCTTCCCGCTTCTAACAGTTGAAGAAACACTCATGTATAGCGCTCGTCTCAGGTTGCATGATGGGCAGCAGCACAACAAGGCTGCTTTCAGAGTAAAAGAGTTACTCAAGGAACTTGGACTAGAGGAAGTTGCCAATGTTAGAATTGGTGAGGAATCTAATCGTGGTATTTCAGGTGGACAGAAACGTAGAGTATCAATCGGGGTCGACCTAGTTCATGATCCGACTGTTCTTTTGATTGATGAACCAACATCAGGGTTGGACTCTGCATCTGCCTTTCATGTGGTATCGTTGTTGAAATCTATGGCTACTAAACAAGGCAAAACAATTGTTTTAACTGTCCATCAACCTGGTTTCCGAATTCTCGAGCTGTTTGATCGAATTTTGTTGTTATCAAATGGAACCGTTATTCATCATGGGACCTTGCATCTCCTCGAACAACGTCTCCAATTTGCAGGTCATTCCATTCCTTGCCATGTTAATGTTTTGGAGTTTGCCATTGAAGTGACACAAGATTTGGTCGTAAGCACCGAAGAAAGTGAAGATTGTGAAGATATTAGAAGAAATCTTCAATTCAGTAATGTCAAAGAAAACAATATCTGTTATGCCAATCCTCTGTTCATGGAGGTTCTGATATTATGTCAGAGATTTTCTAATAACATATATAGGACAAAACAGCTTTTCATAGCAAGAACAATACAAGCTCTAGCTGCTGGGATTGTGCTTGGCACAATATTTATGAACGCAGGTAATGGTTCTATGAGATCTAAGCTACAAACTCAAATTGGGTTTTTCGCCTTCAGTCTCACCTTCTTGCTCTCATCCACAACGGAAGGCTTACCAATTTATCTACAAGAGAGAAGAATTTTAATGAAAGAAACCTCAAGGGGAGCTTATAGAGTCTCTTCTTATGTCATATCAAACACAATGGTATTCATGCCTTTCCTGTTATTTGTGGCTCTGCTGTACACCTTCCCTGTATACTGGCTAGTAGGATTGAGGAGGGAAATCAATGcttttctttacttctcattggTGGTCTGGTTAGTGGTTCTAATGTCAAATTCATTTGTAGCATGTTTTAGTGCACTTGTTCCAAATTTCATCATGGGAACATCTTTGATCGCCGGCCTCGTAGGatctttttttctattttcaggcTATTTCATATCAAAAGAAGATATACCTAAGTATTGGATTTTCATGCACTACTTGAGTTTGTTCAAGTATCCCTTTGAGTGTTTTATGTTAAATGAGTATGGAGGAGAGAAGG GGTTTTTGAAGCAGCAAGGTCTCAATGAGTCACAGAAATGGAGTAACATTGTTGTCATGTTGAGTTTCATTGTTGGGTACAGATTTTTAAGCATTTTGCTTTTGAGTTACAGGTCCTGTAGAACAAAATGTTGA
- the LOC108454415 gene encoding uncharacterized protein LOC108454415: MVLLTPKLRFSHLPTHFHFTKLRFCFSSSSSSSSSSSQFSPWSGLQSWRESPLNEDRFLGTSGPQPLSNTEVPNTPVALEAFGSSLAELGSLVLSTSDPLTKSKLSHLAFSRWRNEGLPIGLCQPPSRPARPTNPQLVSPKEIPDPKTSGLPLNAYLLHNLAHVELNAIDLAWDTVVRFSPFYHILGDKFFADFAHVADDESRHFAWCSQRLAEIGFNYGDMPAHNLLWRECEKSSDNVAARMAAIPLVQEARGLDAGPRLVKKMVGFGDHRTSTIVARIAEEEIAHVAVGVYWFMFICHKMNRAPCSTFKELLQEYNLELKGPFNYSARDEAGIPREWYDSSSTNKQEREGNWKSSQQLSEVYDRLACIISMESENSSLNRPSE; this comes from the exons ATGGTGCTTCTCACCCCCAAGCTGAGGTTCTCACATCTTCCTACCCATTTTCACTTTACCAAGCTTCGGTTttgcttttcttcttcttcttcttcttcttcttcttcttcgcaATTCTCTCCTTGGTCTGGTCTCCAAAGCTGGAGAGAGAGCCCACTGAACGAGGACCGATTTTTGGGAACCAGTGGCCCTCAACCTCTGTCCAACACTGAAGTCCCCAACACACCGGTCGCCCTTGAAGCTTTTGGTTCCTCTCTCGCAGAGCTTGGTTCTCTGGTTCTCTCTACCAGTGACCCCCTTACTAAATCCAAGCTCTCTCATTTGGCTTTCTCCAGGTGGCGCAATGAGGGTCTGCCCATTGGGCTCTGCCAGCCTCCTTCTCGACCTGCTCGCCCTACTAACCCTCAATTG GTTTCTCCAAAGGAGATTCCAGACCCTAAAACCTCTGGCCTGCCTCTTAATGCTTATCTGCTTCACAACCTGGCTCATGTGGAGTTAAATGCAATTGATTTGGCATGGGATACTGTTGTACGATTTTCACCCTTCTATCATATTCTTGGGGACAAATTCTTTGCTGACTTTGCTCATGTTGCTGATGATGAAAGCCGTCATTTTGCTTGGTGTTCACAAAGGCTTGCTGAGATTGGTTTCAA TTATGGAGATATGCCTGCTCATAACTTACTTTGGAGAGAATGTGAGAAATCATCAGATAATGTTGCTGCACGTATGGCTGCCATCCCATTAGTACAG GAGGCTAGGGGTCTTGATGCTGGCCCACGCCTGGTCAAAAAAATGGTGGGCTTTGGGGATCACAGGACATCTACCATTGTCGCTAGGATTGCTGAAGAGGAAATTGCACATGTAGCTGTTGGCGTATACTGGTTTATGTTCATCTGTCATAAAATGAATCGTGCTCCATGCTCCACATTTAAAG AGTTATTACAAGAGTATAATTTGGAGTTGAAAGGGCCATTTAATTACTCAGCTCGAGATGAAGCTGGTATTCCACGAGAATG GTATGACTCATCGTCTACGAATAAACAAGAGCGTGAAGGGAATTGGAAGAGTAGTCAGCAGCTTTCTGAG GTTTATGATAGGCTTGCTTGTATTATCTCCATGGAGAGTGAGAATTCAAGTTTAAATAGACCATCTGAATGA
- the LOC128279220 gene encoding ABC transporter G family member 10-like isoform X1, which translates to MELPIKALDCRDTEIHYTIKAMNLSYWLSRRFDDFKWFLWKEATASKCILKKVNCEARPGEILAIAGPSGAGKTTLLEVLAGMIPLSRLSGNVLVNNEAMDPGHFRRVSGYVTQDQLLFPLLTVEETLMYSARLRLHDGQQHNKAAFRVKELLKELGLEEVANVRIGEESNRGISGGQKRRVSIGVDLVHDPTVLLIDEPTSGLDSASAFHVVSLLKSMATKQGKTIVLTVHQPGFRILELFDRILLLSNGTVIHHGTLHLLEQRLQFAGHSIPCHVNVLEFAIEVTQDLVVSTEESEDCEDIRRNLQFSNVKENNICYANPLFMEVLILCQRFSNNIYRTKQLFIARTIQALAAGIVLGTIFMNAGNGSMRSKLQTQIGFFAFSLTFLLSSTTEGLPIYLQERRILMKETSRGAYRVSSYVISNTMVFMPFLLFVALLYTFPVYWLVGLRREINAFLYFSLVVWLVVLMSNSFVACFSALVPNFIMGTSLIAGLVGSFFLFSGYFISKEDIPKYWIFMHYLSLFKYPFECFMLNEYGGEKGQKRCLKIVEGQCYLNGEGFLKQQGLNESQKWSNIVVMLSFIVGYRFLSILLLSYRSCRTKC; encoded by the coding sequence ATGGAACTACCCATAAAAGCACTGGATTGTAGAGATACCGAAATCCATTACACAATAAAAGCCATGAACCTTTCCTACTGGTTATCTCGGCGGTTTGATGACTTCAAGTGGTTTTTGTGGAAAGAGGCAACTGCTAGTAAATGCATTTTAAAAAAAGTGAATTGTGAAGCTAGACCTGGTGAAATCTTGGCAATTGCCGGTCCGAGTGGAGCTGGCAAGACAACATTGTTGGAAGTGCTAGCAGGGATGATCCCACTGAGTAGACTTTCTGGTAATGTTCTTGTAAATAACGAAGCAATGGATCCCGGACACTTCCGAAGGGTATCAGGTTATGTCACACAAGACCAACTTCTCTTCCCGCTTCTAACAGTTGAAGAAACACTCATGTATAGCGCTCGTCTCAGGTTGCATGATGGGCAGCAGCACAACAAGGCTGCTTTCAGAGTAAAAGAGTTACTCAAGGAACTTGGACTAGAGGAAGTTGCCAATGTTAGAATTGGTGAGGAATCTAATCGTGGTATTTCAGGTGGACAGAAACGTAGAGTATCAATCGGGGTCGACCTAGTTCATGATCCGACTGTTCTTTTGATTGATGAACCAACATCAGGGTTGGACTCTGCATCTGCCTTTCATGTGGTATCGTTGTTGAAATCTATGGCTACTAAACAAGGCAAAACAATTGTTTTAACTGTCCATCAACCTGGTTTCCGAATTCTCGAGCTGTTTGATCGAATTTTGTTGTTATCAAATGGAACCGTTATTCATCATGGGACCTTGCATCTCCTCGAACAACGTCTCCAATTTGCAGGTCATTCCATTCCTTGCCATGTTAATGTTTTGGAGTTTGCCATTGAAGTGACACAAGATTTGGTCGTAAGCACCGAAGAAAGTGAAGATTGTGAAGATATTAGAAGAAATCTTCAATTCAGTAATGTCAAAGAAAACAATATCTGTTATGCCAATCCTCTGTTCATGGAGGTTCTGATATTATGTCAGAGATTTTCTAATAACATATATAGGACAAAACAGCTTTTCATAGCAAGAACAATACAAGCTCTAGCTGCTGGGATTGTGCTTGGCACAATATTTATGAACGCAGGTAATGGTTCTATGAGATCTAAGCTACAAACTCAAATTGGGTTTTTCGCCTTCAGTCTCACCTTCTTGCTCTCATCCACAACGGAAGGCTTACCAATTTATCTACAAGAGAGAAGAATTTTAATGAAAGAAACCTCAAGGGGAGCTTATAGAGTCTCTTCTTATGTCATATCAAACACAATGGTATTCATGCCTTTCCTGTTATTTGTGGCTCTGCTGTACACCTTCCCTGTATACTGGCTAGTAGGATTGAGGAGGGAAATCAATGcttttctttacttctcattggTGGTCTGGTTAGTGGTTCTAATGTCAAATTCATTTGTAGCATGTTTTAGTGCACTTGTTCCAAATTTCATCATGGGAACATCTTTGATCGCCGGCCTCGTAGGatctttttttctattttcaggcTATTTCATATCAAAAGAAGATATACCTAAGTATTGGATTTTCATGCACTACTTGAGTTTGTTCAAGTATCCCTTTGAGTGTTTTATGTTAAATGAGTATGGAGGAGAGAAGGGTCAAAAGAGATGCTTGAAGATTGTCGAAGGGCAGTGTTATCTCAATGGTGAAGGGTTTTTGAAGCAGCAAGGTCTCAATGAGTCACAGAAATGGAGTAACATTGTTGTCATGTTGAGTTTCATTGTTGGGTACAGATTTTTAAGCATTTTGCTTTTGAGTTACAGGTCCTGTAGAACAAAATGTTGA